The following are encoded together in the Notolabrus celidotus isolate fNotCel1 chromosome 9, fNotCel1.pri, whole genome shotgun sequence genome:
- the zgc:63587 gene encoding septin-2 has protein sequence MSQSGEKGKFPDAAGYVGFANLPNQVHRKSVKKGFEFTLMVVGESGLGKSTLINSLFLTDLYPERFIPGAAEKIERTVQIEASTVEIEERGVKLRLTVVDTPGYGDAINSQDCFKTIIQYIDNQFERYLHDESGLNRRHIVDNRVHCCFYFISPFGHGLKPLDVEFMKAIHSKVNIVPVIAKADTLTLRERDRLKRRILDEIAEQGIRIYQLPDADSDEDEEFKEQTRVLKASIPFAVIGSNQLIEVKGKKIRGRLYPWGVVEVENPEHNDFLKLRTMLVTHMQDLQEVTQDLHYENFRSERLKRAGRAVDEDVVDKDQILLQKEAELRRMQEMIAHMQAQMKMQSDE, from the exons ATGTCTCAGTCTGGAGAGAAAGGGAAG TTCCCAGATGCTGCAGGTTATGTAGGGTTTGCCAACCTCCCTAACCAAGTGCACAGAAAATCAGTGAAGAAAGGGTTTGAATTCACCCTCATGGTTGTAG gagagtctggtttGGGCAAATCAACACTCATAAACAGCCTGTTCCTCACTGATCTCTACCCTGAACGCTTCATCCCTGGTGCTGCAG AGAAGATTGAGCGGACGGTGCAGATTGAGGCATCAACTGTGGAGATTGAGGAAAGAGGAGTAAAGCTTCGCCTCACTGTTGTCGACACCCCTGGATACGGCGACGCCATCAACAGCCAGGACTG TTTCAAGACCATCATCCAGTACATTGACAATCAGTTTGAGCGATACCTTCATGATGAGAGCGGGCTGAACAGAAGACATATAGTGGACAACAGAGTGCACTGCTGCTTCTACTTCATATCTCCCTTTGGACACGG TCTCAAGCCTCTGGATGTGGAGTTCATGAAGGCCATCCACAGCAAGGTCAACATAGTCCCAGTCATTGCCAAGGCTGACACACTGACGCTGAGAGAGAGGGATCGCCTGAAGAGGAGG ATCCTGGATGAGATTGCAGAGCAGGGGATCAGAATCTATCAGCTACCTGACGCTGACtctgatgaggatgaggagttcAAGGAGCAAACTAGAGTCCTGAAG GCGAGTATTCCCTTTGCCGTGATTGGCTCCAACCAGCTGATTGAGGTGAAGGGGAAGAAGATTCGTGGTCGTCTCTACCCCTGGGGAGTTGTTGAAGTGGAGAACCCTGAGCACAATGACTTCCTCAAACTACGCACTATGCTTGT gaCCCACATGCAAGATCTCCAGGAGGTGACTCAGGATCTGCACTATGAGAATTTCCGCTCAGAGAGGCTGAAGAGAGCTGGCAG ggCTGTGGATGAGGACGTGGTTGATAAGGACCAGATCCTGTTACAGAAAGAGGCTGAG TTGAGACGCATGCAGGAGATGATCGCTCACATGCAGGCACAGATGAAGATGCAATCAGACGAGTAA